GGGTCGTTGAAGTCGAAGGGAAATCTCCTCGACGAGATCGCGTGGCCGCGCGCGGTGGAGGAGGAGTTCTTCGCCTCGAAGTGCACGCGCCTGCCGCGGCCGAAGTACGCGGTCGACCGCGACGCGCTCGAAGACGAGGACCGCCGCCTCGGCGCGCTCGCGGGCTCGATCGAGGGCGACGAGCCGATCCCGGCCTTCCTCCGCAGCGCGGTTCGCTCCGCCGTCGATCGCAACCGCCTCCTCCTCGCGATCGGGACGAAGGCGTTCGGCGACGTCTCGCGCGAGATCTACGGCGGCGCGCGGACCGCGTTCTGGGACGGACCGACCAACCTCGATCTCGCGAACCACCTCCTCGATCGGCTGAAGGTCACGGGCTGGGACGAGGCGAAGGACCGCGCCGCGAAGAAGATGGGCGCGGAGGAGCTCGCGGCGTACCTCGGCGCGCGCATCGCGCAGCATCGACCGAAGATCGACGTCGACGTGCTCCTCGACGAGCGCTGCACCTCGAAGGCGATCGCGGGGATGACGCGCGTGCGCATCCGTCCCGACGCGACGTTCGAGCCGTGGGAGGCGGAGGCCCTCTACGTCCACGAGGTCGAGACGCACGCCTTCACCGCGCAGAACGGCGCCGCGCAGGAGCTCGCTCCGTTCCTCCGCGCCGGCGGCCCGCGCACGACGCCGACGCAGGAGGGCCTCGCCGTGTTCGCGGAGCTGCACCATCACGCGCTCGCGATCCCGCGCCTCGAGCGCCTCGCGCAGCGCGTGAAGATGGTGGAGATGGCGGAGGACGGCGCGAGCTTCATCGATCTCCATCGCTGGCTCGTCGATCGCGGCGCGACCCCGCGCGACGCGTACCTCGACGCGGTCCGCATCTGTCGCGGCGGCCTCCCCGAGGGCGGCGCGCCGTTCACGAAGGACGCGTGTTACGTCGCCGGCTTGCTCCAGGTCTACGCGTTCCTCGCCTCGTTCGTGCGCGGCGGCTTCCGCGACGAGATCGAGATGCTCGTCGCCGGCCGCATCGCGCTCGACGACGTCGTCGCGCTGGTGGAGCTCCGCGCGCACGGGCTCCTCGCGCGCCCGCGCCACCGCCCGACGTGGCTCACGCGCTGGTCGACGCTCCTGCCCTACTTCGCGTTCACGTCGTTCCTCGAGTCGGTCGGCCTCGGCGCGGTGGAGAAGCACTACGAGGAGCTCATCGCCCTCGCCCGCGCGGCGCGCCCGGCTCGCGCTTAACGCGGCTCGTCGGCGATCTCGATGTCGAAGTGCACGGAGCCGCCGTCGACGGTCGTGACCACGACGTTCACGTCGTGGGTCTTGCCTTCGAAGGGGACCGCGCACGTCATCGTCGCGCCGACCTTCGCCTCGAGCGCGCGGGGGCACGTGATCGCCGGCGACGGCTTGCCGGTCTGCTTCGCGAGCTCTCCCATCGAGATCTTCTCGACGTCTTCCTTCTTCACCTTCGCGTCACCGCAGGCGACGAGGAGGGCGCCGAGCACCGGCCCCGCGAGGCGGAACGACATGGGAGGAGCGTAGCCCGTGGTAACGTCGAGACCGTGGGCTTTCTCTTGCGATCGTCGACCGCCGCGTTCGGCGGCGCGGGGCTCGTCCTCGCGTACGCGTGCAGCAACGGCTCGCCCGCGAGCGCGCCGAACGACGACCCATCGGCGTCGAGCACGAGACGAGCTCGGGCGGCGCGGGATCGGGCGACGCCGCGATCGACTTCACGGCCGCCGACGATCTCGCGCGCGCGAACTGCGATCGCGTCCTCGCGTGCGCGCCCGGCGCGTTCCGCAACCGCTACAACTCGCGCGAGCGCTGCTTCGACGACACGAGCACGTCGTATCGCGCCGTCCTCGGCTGGCCGAAGGTGGGCGACGTCGCGAGCCAGCTGTCGCGCTGCGCCGACGCGATTCGCCGCGTCCAGTGCGACTACGACCCCGCGATGCCGGAGTGCACCTTCACCGGCGAGCTCGACGACGGCGCGCCGTGCGGGAACGGCGCGCAGTGCCGGAGCGGCGTGTGCAAGCGCGCGATCGGCCAGTGCGGGACCTGCGCGCAGCCGGCGCAGGCGGGCGAGAGCTGCGACGACGAGCGGCCCTGCACGCGCGGGCTCGTCGCCCAGCGCGCGGGAGACGGCGGGACCGGCGCGTGCACGTGTGTGGTGCCGCCGCGCGAGGACCAACCCTGCACGACCACGTGCGCGGTCGGGCTGCGGTGCGCGAACCGCGTCTGCAAGAAGCCGCTGCCGAAGGGCTCGCCGTGCACGACGTCGAACGCGTGCGACGTCGACAAGGACCAGTACTGCAGGAGCGGGCTCTGCTCCGACGTGCCGCGCGTCCCGCTCGGCCAGGCCTGTCACGGCGACGCGGGGTGCCTCGACTCGCAGTGCGAGAGCGGGACCTGCGTCGCGTGGGGCGTCGCGGGCGACGGCTGCAGCGACGACATCGGGTGCCGCTTCGGCCTCGACTGCGTGCCGACCGGCGCGACGACGGGCGTGACCGGGATCTGCACGAAGCGCGATCCCGGTCGCTGCGTCACGCCGTAGTCACTCCTCGTCGCGCGGCGGCGTGCGGGGCTCGGCCGCGACCTCGATGTCGAAGCTCGTGTCGGAGCCGTCGACCTCGGTGACCGTCATCGTGACGTCGTGCGGCTTGCCGTCGATGAGGATCCAGCACACCGCTTGCGCGCCGACGCGGGCGTCGAGCGCTTCGTAACAATGCACGGCCGGGGCGCGCTTGCCCTTCGTCGAGAGCTGCTTCTGCGCGATCTTCTCGAGGTCCCACGACGGCACCTCGCGCTCGCGCTTCGATCCGCACGCGGCGAGCACGAAGAAGAGGAGGAGCGCGGCGCGCTTCACGGCAGGGCTTCGTCGAAGTGAACGCACCAGTTCCACAGGTTGTATCCTGCCCGCGACTTCGTCGCATCCGAGTCGCGCAGGTTGCCGCGCGCGCCGGTGGTGGGGCCGCCGTTCGCGGCCGGCGTGCCGGTGAACGCGTAGCGGAGGCGGCGGTTCTGGCCGGTCGGCTCCGCGGCGAGGAGGAGCGTCACCGTGTCGGGCGCGGTCACGTCGACGCTCTCGATGTTGGGCGGCGGCGCGCCGTC
The Labilithrix sp. genome window above contains:
- a CDS encoding DUF4333 domain-containing protein, translated to MKRAALLLFFVLAACGSKREREVPSWDLEKIAQKQLSTKGKRAPAVHCYEALDARVGAQAVCWILIDGKPHDVTMTVTEVDGSDTSFDIEVAAEPRTPPRDEE
- a CDS encoding DUF4333 domain-containing protein, which translates into the protein MSFRLAGPVLGALLVACGDAKVKKEDVEKISMGELAKQTGKPSPAITCPRALEAKVGATMTCAVPFEGKTHDVNVVVTTVDGGSVHFDIEIADEPR
- a CDS encoding DUF1704 domain-containing protein, with product MTPRRARELLERVSPALGSLKSKGNLLDEIAWPRAVEEEFFASKCTRLPRPKYAVDRDALEDEDRRLGALAGSIEGDEPIPAFLRSAVRSAVDRNRLLLAIGTKAFGDVSREIYGGARTAFWDGPTNLDLANHLLDRLKVTGWDEAKDRAAKKMGAEELAAYLGARIAQHRPKIDVDVLLDERCTSKAIAGMTRVRIRPDATFEPWEAEALYVHEVETHAFTAQNGAAQELAPFLRAGGPRTTPTQEGLAVFAELHHHALAIPRLERLAQRVKMVEMAEDGASFIDLHRWLVDRGATPRDAYLDAVRICRGGLPEGGAPFTKDACYVAGLLQVYAFLASFVRGGFRDEIEMLVAGRIALDDVVALVELRAHGLLARPRHRPTWLTRWSTLLPYFAFTSFLESVGLGAVEKHYEELIALARAARPARA